From one Solanum stenotomum isolate F172 chromosome 12, ASM1918654v1, whole genome shotgun sequence genomic stretch:
- the LOC125847386 gene encoding probable galacturonosyltransferase 9: MAVAVRGGRGGGSALRNFFSYRIFVSAMFTLLFLATLSVLFSSHHDSTIGNAYLHRSLVSLSSDPLKTRLDLIHKQANDHVALVNAYAAYARKLKLEIAKQLKMFEDLAQNFSDLQSKQNYRSNLFDTVGPLDDDSLKQFEKEVKDKVKFARLLIADSKESYDNQLKIQKLKDTIFAVNELFVKAKKNGAFASSIAAKSTPKSLHCLAMRLMEERISHPEKYRDEDPKPEYEDPTLYHYAIFSDNVIAVSVVVNSVIKNAEEPWKHVFHVVTDRMNLAAMKVWFKMRPIQQAHIEIKSVEDFTFLTSSYVPVLKQLESAKLQNFYFQNSAENATKDVNNMKFKNPKYLSMLNHLRFYLPEMYPTLHRILFLDDDVVVQKDLTALWTIDLDGKVNGAVETCFGSFHRYSQYLNFSHPLVREKFNPKACAWAFGMNIFDLDAWRREKCTEQYHYWQNLNEDRTLWKLGTLPAGLMTFFSKTKSLDKSWHVLGLGFNPSVSMDEIHKAAVIHYNGDMKPWLDIALNQYKELWTKYIDSEMEFVQMCNFGV; the protein is encoded by the exons ATGGCGGTTGCAGTCCGAGGAGGCCGTGGCGGCGGATCGGCACTTCGGAATTTCTTCTCATATCGAATCTTCGTCTCGGCTATGTTTACTTTACTGTTTCTCGCCACTCTCTCCGTCCTCTTCTCCTCTCATCACGATTCC ACCATTGGGAATGCATACTTGCATCGGTCATTGGTGTCACTAAGTTCAGATCCATTGAAGACTAGGCTAGATTTAATACATAAACAAGCAAATGATCATGTAGCACTTGTGAATGCCTACGCCGCTTATGCAAGGAAGCTGAAGTTGGAGATTGCTAAGCAGCTTAAGATGTTTGAAGATTTGGCCCAGAATTTTTCTGATCTTCAGTCAAAGCAAAATTACCGCTCAAATTTGTTTGATACTGTTGGACCTCTGGATGACGACTCCTTGAAACAGTTTGAGAAGGAGGTTAAGGATAAGGTCAAGTTTGCGAGGTTATTGATTGCTGACTCAAAAGAGTCTTATgataatcaattgaaaatacagAAGCTGAAGGACACAATATTTGCTGTTAATGAGTTGTTCGTGAAGGCAAAGAAGAATGGAGCTTTTGCCAGCTCGATTGCTGCTAAATCAACTCCAAAGAGCTTGCATTGTCTTGCTATGCGGCTTATGGAGGAGAGAATCTCACATCCTGAAAAATATAGGGATGAGGACCCAAAGCCTGAATATGAGGATCCTACTTTGTATCATTATGCCATATTTTCAGATAATGTCATTGCAGTATCCGTGGTTGTGAATTCAGTGATAAAGAACGCTGAGGAGCCATGGAAACATGTGTTCCATGTTGTTACTGATAGGATGAATTTAGCTGCAATGAAAGTGTGGTTTAAGATGAGGCCTATTCAACAAGCTCACATTGAAATCAAATCTGTTGAGGATTTTACattcttaacttcttcctaTGTTCCAGTGCTCAAGCAACTTGAGTCCGCAAAGTTGCAGAACTTTTACTTCCAAAACAGTGCGGAGAATGCTACGAAAGATGTGAAcaacatgaaatttaagaatcCAAAGTACTTGTCTATGTTAAATCACTTAAGATTTTATTTGCCGGAGATGTATCCAACACTACACCGGATTTTGTTTCTGGACGATGATGTTGTGGTTCAGAAGGATTTGACtgcattgtggacaattgaTTTGGATGGGAAGGTCAATGGGGCAGTTGAGACCTGCTTTGGATCCTTTCATCGCTATTCTCAGTACTTGAACTTCTCTCACCCTCTTGTTAGGGAAAAGTTCAACCCTAAGGCGTGTGCCTGGGCATTTGGGATGAATATTTTTGATCTTGATGCCTGGAGGCGTGAAAAATGCACTGAGCAGTATCACTACTGGCAGAATTTG aATGAGGATCGGACATTGTGGAAATTGGGAACACTTCCAGCTGGGCTGATGACCTTCTTCTCGAAAACCAAATCACTGGATAAGTCGTGGCATGTACTTGGCCTTGGGTTCAATCCGAGTGTAAGCATGGATGAAATCCACAAGGCTGCTGTGATTCACTATAATGGGGATATGAAACCTTGGCTGGACATAGCGTTGAATCAATACAAGGAGCTATGGACTAAATATATTGATTCTGAAATGGAATTTGTGCAGATGTGCAATTTTGGCGTGTAG